A window of the Tiliqua scincoides isolate rTilSci1 chromosome 5, rTilSci1.hap2, whole genome shotgun sequence genome harbors these coding sequences:
- the SNX11 gene encoding sorting nexin-11 isoform X3 — protein MLEHQEQEELTTVRVQDPRVQNEGSWNSYVDYKIFLHTNSKAFTAKTSCVRRRYREFVWLKKRLQKNAGLVPVPELPGKSTFFAGTTDEFIEKRRRGLQQFLEQVVQNVVLLSDSQLHLFLQSQLSVPEIEACVQGRGPLSVTDAILRYAMSNCGWAQEEDSRSALLARGEIGVSFDGTSQLAKSSLEPLPHWSDGGIEESQLFSPDSEEEEHCTSHLLQHGSRAPGNPVKDNDNK, from the exons ATGTTAGAACACCAAGAACAAGAG GAGCTGACCACGGTGCGTGTCCAAGATCCTCGTGTGCAGAATGAGGGCTCCTGGAACTCCTATGTGGACTACAAAATATTTCTTCAT ACCAACAGCAAAGCCTTCACAGCCAAGACGTCCTGTGTGCGCAGACGGTATCGGGAGTTCGTGTGGCTGAAAAAACGACTCCAAAAAAATGCTGGCTTGGT CCCTGTTCCTGAGCTTCCAGGGAAATCCACCTTTTTTGCAGGCACTACTGATGAATTCATTGAGAAGCGGAGACGAGGGCTTCAGCAATTCTTGGAGCA GGTGGTGCAGAATGTTGTACTCCTTTCAGATAGCCAACTACACCTTTTCCTCCAGAGCCAACTCTCTGTGCCAGAGATCGAAGCTTGTGTGCAGGGTCGGGGCCCTCTGAGTGTCACAGATGCTATTCTGCGCTACGCCATGTCTAATTGTGGCTGGGCCCAGGAAGAGGACAGCCGTTCAGCTCTCTTAGCCAGAGGAGAAATTGGTGTCAG CTTTGATGGAACAAGCCAACTTGCGAAAAGCTCCTTGGAGCCCCTTCCTCATTGGAGTGATGGTGGCATAGAAGAGAGCCAATTATTTAGTCCAGATTCTGAGGAAGAGGAGCATTGCACATCTCACCTGCTGCAGCATGGCTCCAGAGCACCTGGAAACCCTGTCAAGGACAATGACAACAA
- the SNX11 gene encoding sorting nexin-11 isoform X2: MLEHQEQEELTTVRVQDPRVQNEGSWNSYVDYKIFLHTNSKAFTAKTSCVRRRYREFVWLKKRLQKNAGLVPVPELPGKSTFFAGTTDEFIEKRRRGLQQFLEQVVQNVVLLSDSQLHLFLQSQLSVPEIEACVQGRGPLSVTDAILRYAMSNCGWAQEEDSRSALLARGEIGVSFDGTSQLAKSSLEPLPHWSDGGIEESQLFSPDSEEEEHCTSHLLQHGSRAPGNPVKDNDNK, encoded by the exons ATGTTAGAACACCAAGAACAAGAG GAGCTGACCACGGTGCGTGTCCAAGATCCTCGTGTGCAGAATGAGGGCTCCTGGAACTCCTATGTGGACTACAAAATATTTCTTCAT ACCAACAGCAAAGCCTTCACAGCCAAGACGTCCTGTGTGCGCAGACGGTATCGGGAGTTCGTGTGGCTGAAAAAACGACTCCAAAAAAATGCTGGCTTGGT CCCTGTTCCTGAGCTTCCAGGGAAATCCACCTTTTTTGCAGGCACTACTGATGAATTCATTGAGAAGCGGAGACGAGGGCTTCAGCAATTCTTGGAGCA GGTGGTGCAGAATGTTGTACTCCTTTCAGATAGCCAACTACACCTTTTCCTCCAGAGCCAACTCTCTGTGCCAGAGATCGAAGCTTGTGTGCAGGGTCGGGGCCCTCTGAGTGTCACAGATGCTATTCTGCGCTACGCCATGTCTAATTGTGGCTGGGCCCAGGAAGAGGACAGCCGTTCAGCTCTCTTAGCCAGAGGAGAAATTGGTGTCAG CTTTGATGGAACAAGCCAACTTGCGAAAAGCTCCTTGGAGCCCCTTCCTCATTGGAGTGATGGTGGCATAGAAGAGAGCCAATTATTTAGTCCAGATTCTGAGGAAGAGGAGCATTGCACATCTCACCTGCTGCAGCATGGCTCCAGAGCACCTGGAAACCCTGTCAAGGACAATGACAACAA ATGA